Proteins encoded by one window of Mustela erminea isolate mMusErm1 chromosome 7, mMusErm1.Pri, whole genome shotgun sequence:
- the NTSR2 gene encoding neurotensin receptor type 2 isoform X2 → MESSSPRPPRPSSGPALSLDARLGVDTRLWAKVLFTALYSLIFALGTAGNALSVHVVLKGRAGPPGRLRYHVLSLALSGLLLLLVSVPMELYNFVWFHYPWVFGDLGCRAYYFVRELCAYTTVLSVAGLSAERCLAVCQPLRARRLLSPRRTRRLLSLIWAVSLGLALPMAIIMGQKYEVETAGGEPEHASRVCTVLVSRATLQVFIQVPSTSTPASPTPSHMELTSEARRTPPAGGRASLVRHKDSSRVRRLQHSVQVLRAIVGVYVVCWMPYHVRRLMYCYVSDDGWTGALYNFYHYFYLVTNTLFYVSSAVTPVLYNVVSSSFRKLFLKALGSLCRENHRMEP, encoded by the exons ATGGAGAGCAGCAGCCCGCGGCCCCCGAGGCCCAGCTCCGGTCCCGCGCTGAGCCTGGACGCCCGGCTGGGCGTGGACACGCGCCTCTGGGCCAAGGTGCTGTTCACCGCGCTCTACTCGCTCATCTTCGCCCTGGGCACGGCGGGCAATGCGCTGTCCGTGCACGTGGTGCTGAAGGGGCGCGCCGGGCCCCCGGGGCGCCTGCGCTACCACGTGCTCAGCCTGGCGCTCTccgggctgctgctgctgctggtcagCGTGCCCATGGAGCTCTACAACTTCGTGTGGTTCCACTACCCCTGGGTGTTCGGCGACCTGGGCTGCCGCGCTTACTACTTCGTGCGCGAGCTGTGCGCCTACACCACCGTGCTGAGCGTAGCCGGCCTGAGCGCCGAGCGCTGCCTGGCTGTGTGCCAGCCCCTGCGCGCCCGCCGCCTGCTGTCCCCGCGTCGGACCCGCCGCCTGCTGTCGCTCATCTGGGCCGTCTCGCTCGGCCTCGCCCTGCCCATGGCAATCATCATGGGGCAGAAGTACGAGGTGGAGACGGCTGGCGGGGAGCCCGAGCACGCCTCGCGCGTGTGCACCGTGCTGGTGAGCCGCGCCACGCTCCAGGTTTTCATTCAG GTGCCGTCCACTTCTACcccagccagccccacccccagccacatGGAGCTAACGAGTGAGGCGAGGAGGACGCCCCCCGCGGGGGGCCGGGCCAGCCTGGTGCGACACAAGGACTCCAGCCGTGTCCGCCGTCTCCAGCACAGCGTCCAGGTTCTCA GAGCCATTGTGGGTGTGTATGTCGTCTGCTGGATGCCGTACCACGTCCGCAGGCTCATGTACTGCTACGTTTCCGATGACGGGTGGACTGG GGCACTCTACAATTTCTATCACTATTTCTACCTGGTGACAAACACACTTTTCTACGTTAGTTCAGCGGTGACCCCTGTCCTGTACAACGTCGTGTCTTCCTCCTTCAGAAAACTCTTCCTGAAAGCCCTCGGCTCCCTGTGTCGAGAGAACCACCGCATGGAACCGTGA
- the NTSR2 gene encoding neurotensin receptor type 2 isoform X1 encodes MESSSPRPPRPSSGPALSLDARLGVDTRLWAKVLFTALYSLIFALGTAGNALSVHVVLKGRAGPPGRLRYHVLSLALSGLLLLLVSVPMELYNFVWFHYPWVFGDLGCRAYYFVRELCAYTTVLSVAGLSAERCLAVCQPLRARRLLSPRRTRRLLSLIWAVSLGLALPMAIIMGQKYEVETAGGEPEHASRVCTVLVSRATLQVFIQVNVLVSFVLPLALTAFLNGVTVSHLVALCSQVPSTSTPASPTPSHMELTSEARRTPPAGGRASLVRHKDSSRVRRLQHSVQVLRAIVGVYVVCWMPYHVRRLMYCYVSDDGWTGALYNFYHYFYLVTNTLFYVSSAVTPVLYNVVSSSFRKLFLKALGSLCRENHRMEP; translated from the exons ATGGAGAGCAGCAGCCCGCGGCCCCCGAGGCCCAGCTCCGGTCCCGCGCTGAGCCTGGACGCCCGGCTGGGCGTGGACACGCGCCTCTGGGCCAAGGTGCTGTTCACCGCGCTCTACTCGCTCATCTTCGCCCTGGGCACGGCGGGCAATGCGCTGTCCGTGCACGTGGTGCTGAAGGGGCGCGCCGGGCCCCCGGGGCGCCTGCGCTACCACGTGCTCAGCCTGGCGCTCTccgggctgctgctgctgctggtcagCGTGCCCATGGAGCTCTACAACTTCGTGTGGTTCCACTACCCCTGGGTGTTCGGCGACCTGGGCTGCCGCGCTTACTACTTCGTGCGCGAGCTGTGCGCCTACACCACCGTGCTGAGCGTAGCCGGCCTGAGCGCCGAGCGCTGCCTGGCTGTGTGCCAGCCCCTGCGCGCCCGCCGCCTGCTGTCCCCGCGTCGGACCCGCCGCCTGCTGTCGCTCATCTGGGCCGTCTCGCTCGGCCTCGCCCTGCCCATGGCAATCATCATGGGGCAGAAGTACGAGGTGGAGACGGCTGGCGGGGAGCCCGAGCACGCCTCGCGCGTGTGCACCGTGCTGGTGAGCCGCGCCACGCTCCAGGTTTTCATTCAG GTGAATGTGCTGGTATCCTTCGTGCTCCCCTTGGCATTAACTGCCTTCCTGAACGGGGTCACTGTGAGCCACCTGGTGGCCCTCTGCTCCCAGGTGCCGTCCACTTCTACcccagccagccccacccccagccacatGGAGCTAACGAGTGAGGCGAGGAGGACGCCCCCCGCGGGGGGCCGGGCCAGCCTGGTGCGACACAAGGACTCCAGCCGTGTCCGCCGTCTCCAGCACAGCGTCCAGGTTCTCA GAGCCATTGTGGGTGTGTATGTCGTCTGCTGGATGCCGTACCACGTCCGCAGGCTCATGTACTGCTACGTTTCCGATGACGGGTGGACTGG GGCACTCTACAATTTCTATCACTATTTCTACCTGGTGACAAACACACTTTTCTACGTTAGTTCAGCGGTGACCCCTGTCCTGTACAACGTCGTGTCTTCCTCCTTCAGAAAACTCTTCCTGAAAGCCCTCGGCTCCCTGTGTCGAGAGAACCACCGCATGGAACCGTGA